One Solanum lycopersicum chromosome 2, SLM_r2.1 genomic region harbors:
- the LOC101256231 gene encoding superoxide dismutase [Fe] 3, chloroplastic, which yields MSWCCCNRLSTSTSSDLWRQFNIPNVGLRQKKRSVSAYYGLKTPPYKLDALEPYMSQRMVEIHWGEHHRGYVESLNKQIENNDIFYGCTMEQLIKLTYNNGNPLPEFSDAAQVWNHDFFWESMQPGGGDMPKLGFLHQIDKDFGSFTNFKDKFIEAALTLFGSGWIWLVLSREEKRLAIIKTSNAVNPLVWNDIPLIGLDLWEHAYYLDYKNDKAKYVNVFMNHLVSWDAALGRMARAQAFVNLGEPKIPVA from the exons ATGAGTTGGTGCTGTTGTAATCGTCTTTCCACTTCAACTTCAAGTGATTTGTGGAGGCAATTCAATATACCAAATGTT GGTTTGAGGCAGAAGAAGAGAAGCGTTTCTGCTTATTATGGCCTTAAAACCCCACCTTATAAGCTT GACGCACTAGAACCATATATGAGCCAAAGGATGGTTGAGATACATTGGGGAGAGCATCATCGTGGTTATGTTGAATCTCttaataaacaaattgaaaacaATGACATATTTTATGGATGCACCATGGAACAACTTATCAAACTAACATACAACAATGGAAATCCATTACCTGAATTCTCTGATGCTGCCCAG GTATGGAATCATGATTTCTTCTGGGAATCCATGCAACCGGGAGGTGGTGACATGCCTAAATTGGGATTCCTCCACCAGATTGACAAGGATTTTGGTTCATTTACCAACTTTAAGGACAAGTTTATTGAAGCAGCTCTCACATTATTTGGCTCTGGGTGGATTTGGCTTGTCT TGAGCAGAGAGGAGAAGCGTCTTGCAATTATTAAAACATCAAATGCTGTCAATCCTCTTGTGTGGAATGATATC CCCCTGATCGGTTTGGATTTGTGGGAG CATGCTTATTATCTGGATTACAAG AATGATAAAGCAAAGTATGTTAATGTGTTTATGAATCATCTTGTTTCTTGGGATGCGGCATTGGGACGCATGGCTCGAGCACAGGCCTTTGTAAATTTAGGGGAACCGAAAATTCCTGTTGCATGA